The sequence below is a genomic window from Meiothermus sp. Pnk-1.
TCGCGGAGGGTCCCCTGCCAGGTGGCTTCGGCTGAGCGTATAGGCATACGTTTCCCCCTTCGGCCCTCACCATACCCCCCCCGCAGCGGGGGCGGCTGTGAGGCTGCTTGCAAATGGGCGAGCCCCCGCCAGACAATGGGGAGGTGCTGGCCTTTTTGTTCGTGGACGGACTGGGGCTGAGCGATGACCCCCGCAGCCCGCTCCAGACCCTCGAGCTGCCCACCCTGCGATGGCTGACCCGCGGCTTTTCGCGCCAGCCTTTTGTTGCCGCCCCGACCAGGGCTTACCGGGTGCTGGACGCCACGCTCGGGGTCGAGGGACTGCCCCAGTCGGGTACCGGGCAGACCACGCTCCTCACCGGCACCAACGCCGCCCGGTGGCTGGGCTACCACCAAGGCCCACACCCTTTACGCCGCTTACAAGATCTGCTGCGCGAAGAGAGCTTGCAGGTGTGGAGCCAGGCCAGGGGCCTCGAGGTCCTCCACGCCAACGGCTACCGCCAGGAGTACCTGGAGCGGGTCCAGACCTCGCGGCGCAACCTGCTCTCGGCCTTCGCCTACGCGGCCCGCTCGGCGGGGCTTGAGCTGCGCTCGCTCGAAGACCCCCTGGCCATCGCCCCCGCCTTCTGGGACGAGCCGGAGAAAGCCGGGGAGCGGCTGGCCCAGCTGGCCGAGCGACACGACTGGGTGGTGCTCGAGTACTGGGCGCTAGACTACTTCGCCCACCGCGAGCCCCACCTGTTGCCCGAGCGCCTCCTCGAGCTGGACCGGTTTTTGCGGGGCTGGCTCGAGGCCAACCCCTCCGCCACGCTTCTGCTGACCTCCGACCACGGCAACGCGGAAGAACCCTGGCACCCCCAGCACACCCGCAACCCGGTCCCCCTGATCGTGGTCGGCCCCCTGGCCGCTACGCTCCCGCCCATGTCGAGCCTGACCGACGTGGCGCCTTGGGTTCGCGCGGTGTTGGGGAAGTAGGCGCAGGGTTTGCGGTCGCTCGAGCGCCCCCCAACAGCCCCCATCGGCATGGGACGTGCGACCTTTCGGCGTTTTGCGCTTCACCTCGAGCGCTGCGCATTCTGCGCCGGCCGCCAGTACAGCGCCCGGTTCTCCGGGTAGAACAGCCAAATCAGCCCCAGCACCGGCTGGATCAGCGGCAAAAAGCCATAGTCCACCCCGTACAGGTGCCACACCGTCCGCCCGATGAAGGCCGGCTCGATCACGCTCCAGGTCCCCACGATCAGCACCCCCAGGGTCTCGAACCCCAGCAGCCCCACCGCCATGTACCAGGCCCAGGGCCGGCGCACGATAAAGCCCAGCGTGGCCAACAGGTAGGCCAGCGCCGCGACGGCGGACAAGCTGGGCGGAAGGTAATCGCTTACCCCAGGCTTGAAGAAGAGCTGGTAGATGGCCCTGGCCCCGGCGGAGAGGGCCAGCACCGGATAGGAAACGGTAAGGATCTGTCCAGCCGCGCGCACGAGTTGAGGAGAGGGGCGAATCACGTCCTATAGTCTAGCCTCCGGCGACACGTGGAACCAGGCAAAGATCATTTTGTAGGAATAGTTCCTATTATAAACTTATAAAATCCGACTGGAATACTTGACATTGATCCCCTAGGTCTTTACACTTTTCCTGCGCGCCTCGAGGCGCGCGGAGGAAACTTATGAAAAAAGCCGTTTCCGCGCTTCTTACCGTGGCGCTGGCCCTGGGGGTCGCCCAGGCCCAGCAGAGCCTCACCCTCTACACCGGGCGCAGCCAAGCCCTGGTAGACAAGCTGGTGCAGCAGTTCCAAAAGGACACCGGGATCAAGGTCAACGTGCGCTACGGACGCGACGCGGAGATCCTGGCAGCCTTGCAAGAGGAGGGCAGCCGCAGCCCCGCCGACGTGTTCTGGGCCAACACCTCGGGGGCCCTCGAGGAGGCGGTCAAGCGCAACCTGCTGGTCCAGCTCCCGGCCAGCCTGACCCGTCAGCCGCAGGAGTTCGTACCCTCCCATGGGCGCTGGGTTCCGGTTTCGGTGCGCTTCCGGGTGGCGGCCTATAACCCCGCCAAGGTCAAGGACTCGGACTTCCCGGCCTCGGTGATGGACCTGCCCAAGGTGGCCAAGTTCAAAGGGCGCATCGGCTGGACCCCCACCTACTCGAGCTTCCAGGACTTCATCACGGCCATGCGGGCGGTGAAGGGCGAGGCCGCCACCAAGGCCTGGCTCCAGGCCATGATCGCCGCCGGGGCCAAGGCCTACCCCTCCAACCCGCCCATGCTCGAGGCCATGCAGGCCGGGGAGATCGACGTGGCGCTCACCAACCACTACTACATCCAGCGCATCCTGGCCGGGGTGGGTGAGGGCGAGTATGAGGGCAAGGGAGAGAGCGAGGAAGAAGCGAAGAAGGAGCTGGCCGCACGCGAGGCCAAGGCCGGGGTAGCCACCTACTACTTCGCCCCTGGCGACGTGGGCGGGCTGGCCCTGGTTACCGGCGCCGGCATCCTCGCCACCAGCAAAAACCGAGCCGATGCCACCCGCTTCCTCAACTACCTGCTCTCGAGCAAAGCCCAACCCTACTTCGTCAACGAGGTACGGGAGTACCCGGTGATCGCCGGGATTGCCCTGCCCAGGACCATGCTGCCCTTCGCTAAGGCCATCCAGCTGAGCCCGAAGATCGATTTCGCCAAGCTCACCGACCTGGAAGGCACCCTCAAGCTGTTGCGCGAGGTGGGGCTGCTCTGAGATCCGGAAGACTCTCCGGGCGGCCATACCCAAGGTTTTGGTATGCGAACATCGCTCTTGGCGGTTTCCGCTTTTTGCGCCAGCGCCTATGCCCAGCTCGAGCAGGCTGCCGCCGCTTATCGCAACGACATGATGCGGCGGCGTTCTCCGCCCAGATCGCCCCAACCCGAGCGATCCCCAGGCCAGGCCCCATTTGCCCAGATGGGGTGCTCCAGCTGCCACACCCCACCCTTACCGCGACCTCCTGTGGCACGATACGGGAAAGGGGCTGGCCGACGGACGGCCAGACGGGGAGGCGAGCGGCCAGGAGGGGCGCCCGCCCCCGCTGTGGGGCGACGAAGCCTATTCTCCACGACGGGCGGGCGCGGACGCTCGAGGAGGCCATCCTCTGGCACGGGGGCCGCCAAGGGACCTCCACGAGTTGTTGGCCTTCTTGAAGTAAGGAGTCTTTGGCCATGCTAGAAGCACGCCGTATGGGGCGAAAACAGGCAACCCGGCCCATCCCCCCATACTTTCTCGTCCCGGCCGTGCTGGCCGGGGCGGGAGTCCTGCTGCCTCTGGTGTATTTGCTGCTGCGGGCCCTCGAGGCCGACCCCCAGACCCTGGCCCAACTGGTCCTCCGCGAGCGCAACCTGCACCTGCTGGGCAACACCCTCTGGCTCACCCTGGGGGTCATGGCGGGGACTACCCTGCTGGCGCTGCCGCTGGCCTGGCTCACCGCGCGCAGCGACCTGCGCGGCCAGCGGCTTTTGGCCCTGTTGCTCACCCTGCCGCTGGCGATCCCCGGCTACGTGGGGGCCTTTGCCCTGTTGGGCGCCAGCGGGCCGGGCGGGCTCATCCACGCCCTCACGGGTATCCCCTGGCCGCGGCCCTCGGGGTACTGGGGGGCCTTGGGGGTGCTGGTGCTCTTCACCTACCCCTACTTGTTCTTGAACCTGCGCTCGGCGTTGCTGGGGCTCGACCCCAGCCTCGAGGAGGCCGCCCGCAGCCTGGGATATCGCGGCCTCGAGGTCTTTTTCAAGGTCGTGCTCCCCCAGCTAAGGCCCGCCCTGTACGCCGGTTGGCTCTTGGTGGGGCTGCACGTGCTGGGCGATTTCGGGGTGGTCAGCCTGATGCGCTTCGAAACCTTCAGCTACGCGATCTATTTGCAGTACTCGGCCTCCTTCGACCGCATCTACGCGGCCTGGCTCTCGCTGATGCTGTTGGTGCTCACCGCCGGCTTTCTCCTGGCCGAAGCCCGGTCGCTGCGGGGGCTTTCCTTGAGCCGGGTCGGGTTGGGGAGTGCCCGGAGACAACGCGCCGTAGCGCTCGGGGGGTGGCGCTGGCCCGCTTTGGGCCTGGTGGCCCTCACGCTGGGGGCAGCGTTGGGGGTGCCGGGTGCGGCCATCGCGTACTGGGTGTTCCGCTGGCCCGGCGACTACAACCGGGGTCTGGAGGGGATCGTGCAAAGCTTCTTGCACTCGGCCCAGGCTTCGGCTCCGGCGGCCATCCTAGCCGCCCTGTTGGCCCTGCCGCTGGCCTATCTGGGGGTGCGTTTTCCTTCGGCCTTCTCGCGGGCCCTCGAGCGCACCGCCTACCTGGGCTACACGGTGCCGCCGCTGGCGTTTGCCCTGGCCCTGATCTTCTTCAGCCTACGGGCGGTTCCCTTTCTCTATCAGACCTTGGCTTTGCTGGTGCTGGCTTACTCCTTGCACTTTCTGGCCGAGGCCATCGGACCGATCCGCAGCGCCCTCTACCAGGCCAGCCCGAGGCTCGAAGAAGCCGCCCGCAGCCTGGGCTATAGCCCTGTGGGGGCCTTTGTGAAAGCCAGCCTGCCCCTCCTCCAGCGGGGGGTGCTGGCCAGCATGGCCTTGGTGTTTCTCTCGAGCCTCAAGGAGCTTCCCCTCACCTTCCTTCTGGCCCCGGTGGGTTTTGACACCCTAGCCACGCGCATCTGGGGGTACACTTCGGAGGCGATGTTCGCCGAAGCCGCCCCTTATGCCCTGTTGATCGCCTTGTTCTCGGCGCTGTTCGTGGGGCTGCTGCTCGCCCAGGAGAGAAAAACGTGAGCCTGCGGGTAGAGAACCTCACCAAACGCTTTCACCCGGATCTGCCCCCGGTGGTGCAGGGGGTGAGCTTCAGCCTCGAGCGGGGAGAGGTCTTCGCCCTGTTGGGGCCCTCCGGCTGCGGCAAAACCACCACCCTGCGCCTCATCGCCGGGTTCGAGCACCCCGACGCCGGAGCCGTCTACCTGGACGACCAGGCCATCACCCGCCTTCCGCCCGAGCGGCGCGGCATCGGCTTCGTCTTCCAAGACTACGCCCTCTTCCCCCACCTCACCGTGCTGCACAACGTGGCCTTCGGCCTGCGCGGCCTGCCTCCACGGCAGCGGCGAGCGCGGGCCCTCGAGGTCTTGCAGCTGGTGGGGATGACCGTCTTCAAAGACCGCAAGCCCAGCGAGCTTTCCGGCGGGCAGCAGCAGCGGGTCGCCCTGGCCCGGGCCATCGCGCCGGGGCCCAAGGTGGTGCTCCTCGACGAGCCCTTCTCCAGCCTGGATGCCGGGCTGCGCCAGGCCACCCGCGATGAGGTGCGGCATCTGCTCAAGCAAAGCGGGATCACCTCGGTGCTGGTCACCCATGACCAAGAAGAAGCCCTCTCCTTCGCCGACCGGCTGGCGGTGATGCGGGGGGGCCAGCTCGAGCAGATCGGCACCCCGGAGGAGGTCTACGAACGCCCCTCTACCCCTTTCGTGGCGCAGTTTTTGGGCCGCACCAACCTGCTGCCGGGGGAGGCCCGGGGCCTCGAGGCCACCACCGCCTTGGGCAAGGTCCCCTTGGCCGGCGGGGCGGTAGGGCCGGTGATGCTCTCGTTGCGCCCAGAGCACCTGCGGCTGGAAGCGGGCGGCGAAGCCGAGGTGCTCACCCGGGAGTTCAAGGGCCACGACCTCACTTACCGGGTGCGGCTGGCGGGCCGGGAGTACCTGGTGCACGAAGCCTCCGGCAGCAGCTTCCAGCCCGGCGACCGGGTGCACATCCGGGTGGTGGCTAAAGCGGTAGTGGTGGGGCAGCACCCCGCCGAAGCGCCACCGCCTTCCAAGGCTTGAGCTTTGCTAGGCTTTAAGACGTGCGGCGGATCAAGCTCATCGTCGAATTCGACGGGACGCACTTCGCGGGGCTGCAAACCCAGGCCCAGGGCGAGCGTACCGTGCAAAACACCCTCGAGCAGGCCCTCGCGCAGATCCCCGGCGCCATCCCCAAGGTGGTGGCCGCGGGCCGCACCGACGCCGGGGTTCACGCCCTGGCGATGCCCTTCCACTACGATACCCTCGA
It includes:
- a CDS encoding metalloenzyme, giving the protein MAFLFVDGLGLSDDPRSPLQTLELPTLRWLTRGFSRQPFVAAPTRAYRVLDATLGVEGLPQSGTGQTTLLTGTNAARWLGYHQGPHPLRRLQDLLREESLQVWSQARGLEVLHANGYRQEYLERVQTSRRNLLSAFAYAARSAGLELRSLEDPLAIAPAFWDEPEKAGERLAQLAERHDWVVLEYWALDYFAHREPHLLPERLLELDRFLRGWLEANPSATLLLTSDHGNAEEPWHPQHTRNPVPLIVVGPLAATLPPMSSLTDVAPWVRAVLGK
- a CDS encoding iron ABC transporter substrate-binding protein, with protein sequence MKKAVSALLTVALALGVAQAQQSLTLYTGRSQALVDKLVQQFQKDTGIKVNVRYGRDAEILAALQEEGSRSPADVFWANTSGALEEAVKRNLLVQLPASLTRQPQEFVPSHGRWVPVSVRFRVAAYNPAKVKDSDFPASVMDLPKVAKFKGRIGWTPTYSSFQDFITAMRAVKGEAATKAWLQAMIAAGAKAYPSNPPMLEAMQAGEIDVALTNHYYIQRILAGVGEGEYEGKGESEEEAKKELAAREAKAGVATYYFAPGDVGGLALVTGAGILATSKNRADATRFLNYLLSSKAQPYFVNEVREYPVIAGIALPRTMLPFAKAIQLSPKIDFAKLTDLEGTLKLLREVGLL
- a CDS encoding di-heme oxidoredictase family protein; its protein translation is MLHDGRARTLEEAILWHGGRQGTSTSCWPS
- a CDS encoding iron ABC transporter permease, with protein sequence MLEARRMGRKQATRPIPPYFLVPAVLAGAGVLLPLVYLLLRALEADPQTLAQLVLRERNLHLLGNTLWLTLGVMAGTTLLALPLAWLTARSDLRGQRLLALLLTLPLAIPGYVGAFALLGASGPGGLIHALTGIPWPRPSGYWGALGVLVLFTYPYLFLNLRSALLGLDPSLEEAARSLGYRGLEVFFKVVLPQLRPALYAGWLLVGLHVLGDFGVVSLMRFETFSYAIYLQYSASFDRIYAAWLSLMLLVLTAGFLLAEARSLRGLSLSRVGLGSARRQRAVALGGWRWPALGLVALTLGAALGVPGAAIAYWVFRWPGDYNRGLEGIVQSFLHSAQASAPAAILAALLALPLAYLGVRFPSAFSRALERTAYLGYTVPPLAFALALIFFSLRAVPFLYQTLALLVLAYSLHFLAEAIGPIRSALYQASPRLEEAARSLGYSPVGAFVKASLPLLQRGVLASMALVFLSSLKELPLTFLLAPVGFDTLATRIWGYTSEAMFAEAAPYALLIALFSALFVGLLLAQERKT
- a CDS encoding ABC transporter ATP-binding protein, whose protein sequence is MSLRVENLTKRFHPDLPPVVQGVSFSLERGEVFALLGPSGCGKTTTLRLIAGFEHPDAGAVYLDDQAITRLPPERRGIGFVFQDYALFPHLTVLHNVAFGLRGLPPRQRRARALEVLQLVGMTVFKDRKPSELSGGQQQRVALARAIAPGPKVVLLDEPFSSLDAGLRQATRDEVRHLLKQSGITSVLVTHDQEEALSFADRLAVMRGGQLEQIGTPEEVYERPSTPFVAQFLGRTNLLPGEARGLEATTALGKVPLAGGAVGPVMLSLRPEHLRLEAGGEAEVLTREFKGHDLTYRVRLAGREYLVHEASGSSFQPGDRVHIRVVAKAVVVGQHPAEAPPPSKA